A genomic window from Vitis riparia cultivar Riparia Gloire de Montpellier isolate 1030 chromosome 18, EGFV_Vit.rip_1.0, whole genome shotgun sequence includes:
- the LOC117906926 gene encoding pentatricopeptide repeat-containing protein At2g01860 isoform X1 produces MERLFSSLSICTVPGTRIYWDKRYVKAQFVVGFSNKNEIKLGVQCNARVNHRKPTKNLPHPRRAKLPPEPEISTFLKGGNSGTEQSEMGTVLDKEPDANDDGFLVDGIEGRKEGEIVWDSDEIEAISSLFMGRIPQKPGKLNRERPLPLPLPYKLRPMGLPTTKRHVRAASSMPYASRASLSKQVYKNPDFLISIAREIRNLPLEDDVSPVLNKWVSFLRKGSLSLTIRELGHMGLPERALQTFFWAQKQPQLFPDDRILASTVEVLARTHKLKVPFSLEKFTGLASRSVIEALARGFIRRGSLSLAWKLLLVAKDSKRMLGPSIYAKLILELGKNPDKHSLVQALLDELGEREDLKLSHQDCTAVMKVCIRLGKFEIVESLFNWYKQSENSPSVVMYTTLIHSRYTEKKYREALAVVWEMEASDCLFDLPAYRVVIKLFIALNDLSRTVRYFSKLKEAGFCPTYDIYRDMLKIYMVFRRLAKCREVCKELEMSGFKLDKGTLSQLLQLERENR; encoded by the exons ATGGAGCGTTTGTTCTCATCGTTGAGTATATGTACGGTGCCAGGGACCCGAATTTATTGGGATAAACGGTATGTGAAAGCACAATTCGTTGTGGGGTTTTCAAACAAGAACGAGATAAAGTTGGGGGTGCAATGTAATGCTAGGGTTAACCATAGAAAACCAACCAAGAACCTTCCGCATCCACGGCGAGCTAAGCTCCCTCCGGAGCCTGAAATTAGCACATTTTTGAAGGGGGGAAATAGTGGGACAGAGCAATCTGAAATGGGTACGGTTTTGGATAAAGAACCTGATGCGAATGATGATGGGTTTCTGGTTGATGGTATTGAAGGAAGAAAAGAGGGGGAGATTGTTTGGGATTCGGATGAGATTGAAGCAATTTCGTCTCTTTTTATGGGGAGAATCCCTCAAAAGCCTGGGAAATTGAATAGGGAAAGGCCTCTTCCACTCCCACTTCCCTACAAACTGCGACCTATGGGACTTCCCACAACGAAGAGACATGTGAGAGCTGCTTCTTCAATGCCATATGCTTCCCGGGCATCCCTATCTAAGCAAGTTTACAAGAACCCGGATTTCCTCATTAGCATAGCCAGAGAGATAAGAAACCTTCCTTTGGAAGATGACGTTTCTCCAGTTCTTAACAAGTGGGTTAGCTTTCTGCGGAAGGGCTCATTGTCATTGACGATCCGGGAATTGGGTCACATGGGTCTTCCTGAGAGAGCTCTACAGACCTTCTTCTGGGCTCAGAAACAACCCCAGCTCTTCCCAGATGATCGCATTCTGGCCTCAACAGTTGAGGTCCTGGCAAGGACTCACAAGTTGAAAGTTCCATTCAGTTTGGAAAAGTTCACTGGTTTGGCTAGCCGGAGTGTAATCGAGGCACTGGCAAGGGGATTCATCAGAAGGGGAAGTTTGAGCCTTGCCTGGAAGCTTCTCTTAGTTGCCAAGGATAGTAAAAGGATGTTGGGACCCAGCATTTATGCAAAGCTAATATTAGAGCTTGGAAAGAACCCCGATAAGCACAGCCTTGTACAGGCATTACTAGATGAGCTTGGAGAAAGAGAAGATTTGAAATTAAGCCATCAGGATTGCACAGCAGTCATGAAAGTCTGCATAAGGCTTGGGAAATTCGAAATAGTGGAAAGTCTTTTTAACTGGTATAAACAATCTGAGAATAGTCCAAGTGTGGTTATGTACACAACTCTAATTCATAGTCGCTATACTGAGAAGAAATACAGGGAGGCACTGGCTGTCGTTTGGGAAATGGAGGCTTCAGACTGTCTCTTTGATCTTCCAGCTTATCGTGTGGTGATAAAGCTTTTTATTGCTCTGAATGATCTATCAAGAACTGTAAggtatttttcaaaacttaaggAAGCAGGTTTCTGTCCGACATATGATATATACCGGGACATGTTAAAGATTTACATGGTTTTCCGGAGGCTGGCAAAGTGTAGGGAGGTCTGCAAGGAGTTAGAGATGTCAGGGTTCAAGTTGGATAAGGGAACCTTGTCACAGTTGTTGCAACTTGAAAGAGAAAACAG ATGA
- the LOC117906926 gene encoding pentatricopeptide repeat-containing protein At2g01860 isoform X2: MERLFSSLSICTVPGTRIYWDKRYVKAQFVVGFSNKNEIKLGVQCNARVNHRKPTKNLPHPRRAKLPPEPEISTFLKGGNSGTEQSEMGTVLDKEPDANDDGFLVDGIEGRKEGEIVWDSDEIEAISSLFMGRIPQKPGKLNRERPLPLPLPYKLRPMGLPTTKRHVRAASSMPYASRASLSKQVYKNPDFLISIAREIRNLPLEDDVSPVLNKWVSFLRKGSLSLTIRELGHMGLPERALQTFFWAQKQPQLFPDDRILASTVEVLARTHKLKVPFSLEKFTGLASRSVIEALARGFIRRGSLSLAWKLLLVAKDSKRMLGPSIYAKLILELGKNPDKHSLVQALLDELGEREDLKLSHQDCTAVMKVCIRLGKFEIVESLFNWYKQSENSPSVVMYTTLIHSRYTEKKYREALAVVWEMEASDCLFDLPAYRVVIKLFIALNDLSRTVRYFSKLKEAGFCPTYDIYRDMLKIYMVFRRLAKCREVCKELEMSGFKLDKGTLSQLLQLERENR; the protein is encoded by the exons ATGGAGCGTTTGTTCTCATCGTTGAGTATATGTACGGTGCCAGGGACCCGAATTTATTGGGATAAACGGTATGTGAAAGCACAATTCGTTGTGGGGTTTTCAAACAAGAACGAGATAAAGTTGGGGGTGCAATGTAATGCTAGGGTTAACCATAGAAAACCAACCAAGAACCTTCCGCATCCACGGCGAGCTAAGCTCCCTCCGGAGCCTGAAATTAGCACATTTTTGAAGGGGGGAAATAGTGGGACAGAGCAATCTGAAATGGGTACGGTTTTGGATAAAGAACCTGATGCGAATGATGATGGGTTTCTGGTTGATGGTATTGAAGGAAGAAAAGAGGGGGAGATTGTTTGGGATTCGGATGAGATTGAAGCAATTTCGTCTCTTTTTATGGGGAGAATCCCTCAAAAGCCTGGGAAATTGAATAGGGAAAGGCCTCTTCCACTCCCACTTCCCTACAAACTGCGACCTATGGGACTTCCCACAACGAAGAGACATGTGAGAGCTGCTTCTTCAATGCCATATGCTTCCCGGGCATCCCTATCTAAGCAAGTTTACAAGAACCCGGATTTCCTCATTAGCATAGCCAGAGAGATAAGAAACCTTCCTTTGGAAGATGACGTTTCTCCAGTTCTTAACAAGTGGGTTAGCTTTCTGCGGAAGGGCTCATTGTCATTGACGATCCGGGAATTGGGTCACATGGGTCTTCCTGAGAGAGCTCTACAGACCTTCTTCTGGGCTCAGAAACAACCCCAGCTCTTCCCAGATGATCGCATTCTGGCCTCAACAGTTGAGGTCCTGGCAAGGACTCACAAGTTGAAAGTTCCATTCAGTTTGGAAAAGTTCACTGGTTTGGCTAGCCGGAGTGTAATCGAGGCACTGGCAAGGGGATTCATCAGAAGGGGAAGTTTGAGCCTTGCCTGGAAGCTTCTCTTAGTTGCCAAGGATAGTAAAAGGATGTTGGGACCCAGCATTTATGCAAAGCTAATATTAGAGCTTGGAAAGAACCCCGATAAGCACAGCCTTGTACAGGCATTACTAGATGAGCTTGGAGAAAGAGAAGATTTGAAATTAAGCCATCAGGATTGCACAGCAGTCATGAAAGTCTGCATAAGGCTTGGGAAATTCGAAATAGTGGAAAGTCTTTTTAACTGGTATAAACAATCTGAGAATAGTCCAAGTGTGGTTATGTACACAACTCTAATTCATAGTCGCTATACTGAGAAGAAATACAGGGAGGCACTGGCTGTCGTTTGGGAAATGGAGGCTTCAGACTGTCTCTTTGATCTTCCAGCTTATCGTGTGGTGATAAAGCTTTTTATTGCTCTGAATGATCTATCAAGAACTGTAAggtatttttcaaaacttaaggAAGCAGGTTTCTGTCCGACATATGATATATACCGGGACATGTTAAAGATTTACATGGTTTTCCGGAGGCTGGCAAAGTGTAGGGAGGTCTGCAAGGAGTTAGAGATGTCAGGGTTCAAGTTGGATAAGGGAACCTTGTCACAGTTGTTGCAACTTGAAAGAGAAAACAG GTAA
- the LOC117907048 gene encoding uncharacterized protein LOC117907048, whose translation MGKVAEMKKKKKGRPSLLDLQKRSLIEQEQQPQNPNLKNPNFPNPNPNSTRRSTRRGAKVDEILPAPDWIEGVGDDDDERKEKKLKLLRRLSPNHTQNPGSLPNSVSLHSVSYASNSNADVENPEASLKKRKINAVGDGSGQTTAEKEEKVAKATDTPQGSRLESGPTTPLPDKKLLVFILDRLQKKDTHGVFLEPVDPEELPDYHDIIEHPMDFGTVRKKLDGGLYSNLEQFESDIFLICSNAMQYNAPDTVYFRQARTIQELAKRDFANLRQEGDDGEPQPKIVRRGRPPTKHLKKSLGSSPLEHVAPETSSEATLATGGDNSISSNSYNLRKGPTPCKFRPADISVKAQYGSRNSDNYSSWLSEWNNEFPASILKGVSTKHGKKPFELDENRRDTYKHPLASNHEPSVLTTLHGELKQLMSVGLHSDHGYARSLARFAADLGQDVWKIAAKKIANVLPVGVEFGPGWVGENEALAQRPSLLCENQKSSNNSTPPHPQPPPTTSGSSLYVANRSSLPCKEESGEAVRGLNSQIELTSRPAPPEIHQTLGIHPGLNGFSGGFGFNPSSQMGMARLAMLAGNSSTESMPSQKLGMVSNSSSIPIHPMQANYFASDRPESPVSSNTPRSRNLAEPGSLMKVHTPPEVLIGGKASWQGLPQRIPPDLNVRFQAPGSPSSSTTPIASSQQPDLALQL comes from the exons ATGGGAAAAGTAGcggagatgaagaagaagaagaaaggacgCCCCTCTCTCTTAGATCTCCAAAAACGCAGTCTCATAGAACAAGAGCAACAGCCACAAAACCCTAACTtgaaaaaccctaattttcctAATCCAAATCCTAACTCAACACGTCGATCCACTCGCCGGGGCGCCAAAGTCGACGAAATTTTGCCGGCTCCAGACTGGATTGAAGGCGTCGGAGACGACGATGACGAGCGCAAAGAGAAGAAGCTTAAGCTCCTTCGCCGCTTGTCTCCGAATCATACGCAAAATCCTGGATCTTTGCCGAATTCCGTGTCTTTGCACTCGGTTTCGTACGCTTCAAATTCGAATGCGGATGTTGAGAATCCCGAGGCGTCTCTCAAGAAGCGGAAGATCAATGCCGTTGGTGACGGATCTGGCCAGACCACTGCCGAAAAG GAAGAAAAGGTTGCGAAAGCGACTGATACTCCACAAG GGTCGAGGTTGGAATCCGGCCCCACGACACCTTTGCCAGACAAAAAGTTGTTGGTGTTCATTCTTGATAGACTTCAAAA AAAAGACACCCATGGTGTGTTCTTGGAGCCAGTGGATCCGGAAGAG CTTCCCGATTACCATGACATCATAGAGCATCCCATGGATTTTGGAACTGTGAGGAAGAAACTAGATGGGGGACTTTATTCCAACTTGGAACAATTTGAG AGCgatattttcttaatatgttCGAATGCAATGCAGTATAATGCACCAGATACTGTGTACTTTCGACAG GCACGAACGATACAAGAACTAGCAAAGAGGGACTTTGCAAATTTGAGGCAAGAAGGTGATGATGGCGAGCCACAACCCAAAATTGTCAGGAGAGGCAGGCCACCAACCAAGCACCTGAAGAAATCTCTTGGAAGTTCTCCCTTAGAGCATGTTGCACCTGAGACATCCTCTGAAGCGACTCTTGCTACTGGGGGAGATAATTCCATCTCATCTAACTCCTACAATCTAAGGAAAGGACCTACTCCATGCAAGTTTCGACCGGCAGACATATCAGTGAAGGCCCAGTATGGGTCCCGCAACAGTGACAATTATTCTAGCTGGTTGTCTGAATGGAATAATGAATTTCCAG CTTCCATTTTGAAGGGAGTTTCCACGAAGCATGGCAAGAAACCTTTTGAATTAGATGAAAATAGGCGTGATACCTATAAGCATCCATTGGCTTCCAACCATGAGCCATCAGTGTTGACTACCCTCCATGGAGAATTGAAGCAACTGATGTCG GTAGGTCTACACTCGGACCATGGTTATGCAAGAAGCCTCGCTCGATTTGCTGCAGATCTTGGGCAAGATGTTTGGAAAATTGCTGCCAAGAAAATTGCCAATGTTTTGCCTGTTGGAGTTGAGTTTGGTCCTGGATGGGTGGGAGAAAATGAGGCATTAGCACAGCGGCCATCTCTGTTGTGTGAGAATCAGAAATCTTCAAACAACTCAACACCACCACATCCACAGCCCCCACCTACTACTTCTGGTTCAAGTCTGTATGTTGCAAACAGATCGTCTCTCCCTTGTAAAGAAGAGTCAGGGGAAGCTGTCAGAGGATTAAATTCCCAAATCGAGTTAACTTCAAGACCTGCTCCTCCTGAAATTCACCAAACGCTTGGAATTCACCCTGGTTTGAATGGTTTCAGTGGTGGGTTTGGGTTCAATCCTTCATCCCAAATGGGAATGGCCAGACTGGCCATGCTAGCAGGGAATTCCAGTACTGAATCAATGCCATCTCAAAAGCTTGGCATGGTCTCCAATAGCAGCTCTATTCCCATCCATCCAATGCAGGCTAACTATTTTGCTTCGGACCGGCCCGAATCACCAGTTTCTTCTAATACACCCCGTTCCAGAAATTTAGCTGAACCAGGGTCTCTCATGAAAGTGCACACACCACCCGAGGTGCTGATCGGTGGGAAGGCGTCATGGCAGGGATTACCACAACGGATTCCACCCGACCTCAATGTCAGATTCCAGGCACCAGGCTCACCCAGCTCCAGCACCACGCCCATTGCTTCATCACAACAGCCAGATTTAGCCTTGCAGCTGTGA
- the LOC117906476 gene encoding glycosyltransferase family 92 protein RCOM_0530710 produces the protein MAFRFRIDLCFAFVSILVLAECYLHLYRNVRDSGEDLLQRRLSLRARWDEMSRPHYAVREELVRPSRHVSSLRDSITPTTESVLFPDWEVLIIVSPEGEVSSESGEDYQCVFHNNATSPARPAWVFPFTKRRTFKCVIPRRIRRFRPYFQPALTRAAPAKQREIHSFTRELFRWTFLAYESLSTQNDVVLFVKGVNNRQGVNRSPSQLRCVFGNDATIAVRTAVTTSSQEVFRCRHPDLRALPHGEIENERIKISLEISDENRVVPSVAYYTPMRTVATLEPKSQLCASTMIYNAAKFLKEWVVYHSRIGVEKFILYDNGSDDELQTIVEELNQDGFNVKTVLWPWPKTQEAGFSHSAIYAKDTCKWMMYVDVDEFVFSPTWLNSSTPSTKMLFSLLPNKPTSNVGQILIRCNEFGPSNQHSHPVHGVTQGYTCRRRAEQRHKSVVLLEAVDSSLVNAVHHFGLKEGFNGKRLSLSQGVVNHYKYQAWSEFKAKFRRRVSAYVVDWTDEANPTSKDRAPGLGFLPIEPKGWASKFCEVNDERLKMVTQRWFAIPWTSENKMAWEK, from the coding sequence ATGGCCTTCAGATTTCGTATCGACCTTTGCTTCGCCTTCGTTTCGATCCTTGTTCTTGCTGAATGCTATTTGCATCTGTATCGTAACGTGAGAGACTCCGGCGAGGATCTCCTGCAGCGCAGACTTAGTCTCAGGGCTCGTTGGGACGAAATGAGTCGGCCCCATTACGCAGTGAGGGAAGAACTTGTTCGCCCCAGCCGCCATGTTTCGTCCCTTAGAGACTCGATCACTCCCACCACAGAGTCCGTCCTCTTCCCTGACTGGGAGGTTCTGATTATTGTTTCTCCGGAGGGTGAGGTCTCGTCGGAGTCTGGCGAGGATTATCAATGCGTTTTCCACAACAACGCGACGTCTCCGGCGAGACCCGCTTGGGTTTTTCCGTTCACGAAGAGGAGGACGTTCAAGTGCGTCATTCCGAGGAGAATCCGCCGCTTCCGACCGTACTTTCAGCCCGCGCTGACGAGGGCGGCGCCGGCGAAGCAGAGGGAGATTCATTCATTTACGCGGGAGCTCTTCCGGTGGACTTTTCTTGCTTACGAGTCTTTATCCacccaaaacgacgtcgttctCTTCGTGAAGGGCGTGAACAATCGCCAAGGAGTCAACCGATCACCGTCGCAACTCAGATGCGTGTTCGGCAACGACGCCACAATTGCCGTCAGAACCGCCGTCACCACCTCCTCCCAAGAGGTGTTCCGCTGCCGCCACCCTGACTTAAGGGCGTTACCTCACGGAGAAATCGAAAACGAAAGAATCAAAATCTCCCTAGAAATTTCTGACGAAAACCGGGTCGTCCCCTCCGTGGCGTACTACACCCCCATGCGCACAGTAGCCACCCTGGAGCCAAAATCCCAACTGTGCGCATCCACCATGATCTATAACGCAGCTAAGTTCTTGAAAGAGTGGGTGGTGTACCACTCCAGAATCGGAGTCGAAAAATTCATACTGTACGACAATGGCAGCGACGACGAGCTCCAGACAATCGTAGAAGAGCTGAATCAAGATGGTTTCAACGTGAAAACGGTGCTGTGGCCATGGCCTAAAACCCAAGAAGCTGGGTTCTCACATAGTGCAATCTACGCCAAAGACACCTGCAAATGGATGATGTACGTTGACGTCGATGAGTTTGTATTTTCTCCAACGTGGCTCAATTCCTCAACCCCATCGACCAAAATGCTATTTTCTCTCTTGCCAAACAAACCCACTTCCAATGTGGGGCAAATTTTGATCCGTTGCAACGAGTTCGGGCCATCGAACCAGCACTCCCACCCCGTTCATGGAGTAACACAAGGATACACATGCCGGAGACGGGCTGAACAGCGGCACAAATCAGTGGTTTTGCTGGAAGCAGTTGATTCATCATTGGTTAATGCAGTTCACCATTTTGGGTTGAAGGAGGGTTTCAATGGGAAGAGGTTGAGCTTGAGTCAAGGGGTGGTGAATCACTACAAGTACCAGGCATGGAGTGAGTTTAAGGCCAAGTTTAGAAGAAGGGTGTCTGCGTATGTTGTGGATTGGACAGACGAAGCGAACCCAACGTCTAAGGATAGGGCACCAGGGTTAGGGTTTTTGCCCATTGAGCCTAAAGGGTGGGCCAGCAAGTTCTGTGAAGTGAATGATGAGAGGTTGAAGATGGTGACTCAGAGATGGTTTGCGATCCCTTGGACGTCAGAGAACAAAATGGCTTGGGAGAAATGA